The Pungitius pungitius chromosome 10, fPunPun2.1, whole genome shotgun sequence DNA window TCCCCGGATCCCAAACAAGGTGCGTGTGAAGAGGATTTGTTTTATACCTTGAGGCGAGGCGAATCAGCTTCTGCACCCATGATTTTCTAAAAGTGGTGACTTAAAAACTTCTGTCTGGTTTGGTCTCTAGAGCCTTTTGTGTGGACCGTGGAGCCTACCAAAGAAGAGCTGAGCCTAAAGCTGAGCACCGCCACGCGCAGCATGGAGCATATGAATAGCCTGCTGCACGAAACTGAGGCCACCAATGCTGTTCTCATGGAGCAGATAACCGTATGTATACGCACAAAGTTAAAAAGGCACAAACAGATCAAAAAGGTTGatctgttttatttcacagaGCATCAAGCAACGCCCCCCTGTCGCCTCAGCCTCTACTTCCTTGGCTACTAATACTTTCAAATGAATCTGACACATCTTTAAATGAGCCCAAaacagtagttttttttaatctcatagGTTTTTATTCAATTGAagagacaataaaaacaatctGGCATTTGTTATGCAGCCATGTGAAATCCCAGTCAGTGTCCCCTTGGTGAATAGTTTTAACAGCAGTATCATAGTAACAACAACTTAAAAGGGTCGGTAAGCCCCAACAGTGCTATCGAACAGCCTAGCGTTGTTCACAGTCCCCTCTTTGTCCAGAAGAAAGTAGAACTTGTATCCTTTGACCCTGAGGGGGATGAACGAGGGGGACTCGTGCCTGTGAGCGTGGCAGGCCACCTGGGACAGTGGCACCGTTATTCTCCGGCCTCTGTCTGGTCCCAAAAGGGACTGGGTGGAGACAGTCACCATCTTCCCACCTCTGTGCAAAACCACCTGGCTGACAGAGCGACTGCAAAACAGGACCCCGAGGGCGACAATCACCGCCCCGATCGTCAGGCATCCCAGCGTGAAGCCGAACCTCCAGGTGTTCGACCCCAGGTTCATCTCGAAACTCCACATCCCGGCGAGtcctgtggtggtggtggacgtCTTGGCCCCTCCTTTCTCAGTAGCGGCCCCCGTGTCTCTGAGTCCGGTGTAAGCGAAGTGGCCCAGGTATGTCCAGAAGAGAAACTGGCCCCCGCAGAAGAGCCCGAGGAGCTGGAAAAAGCGCGTCCTGTCGTGCCGGAACAGGGTGACGTCTCTGGAGGGCTGCGCGGAGGTGCAGAGGCGCGCGGCCGGCTGTCTATGAGCGACGCCGCGGGTGCCTTTCTGCACGAATATCCTGCCGCACTGACCCGCTGCACACGTAGCCCGGCTAACCACGCTGGACGTGCTCGGCGACGCCTGCCTGGACATCGACACATTTTGAAGGACTCTGAATCGTTGCTGAAAGTTGACGAGTGGAAGGTGTTTGGAGTAATAAGCCAGAGCCCCGCGAAACAACCGCTCCAGCCCCATCTTCACCGAAGGTTAAAGGGCTCCAATTGTCCCCCCCAAAAATTGACTAAGGAAACTCTGTTGGTGTttgttaataaatatttaacagaACTGACGTTTCAACGCTTATAAACCAACGAAGCAGAGAGCAGGAAATCAGAGGCCGCCGCCATGCTTGTGTGACGTAAGGTGTTGGGCTACGGCAAGTAGCGCTGACCAAAATAATTTCTGAGCGTGTGCAGTAACGCTCGGAAACAACCCATTTGTAATTTCGCTCTATATCTGTATGATTAACAGCTAATTACCTAATAATAGATGAAAAAGTAACTCTCATCTAAGAAAAATCTTGCTTGCTATCTAACGCCCAGTGTTTTAGTTGGGTCTCATTAGGTCATGATATGTCTTAAAGTCGTTTCATTCtactgtgttttaaaatgtaatccagtaaaaagaaaagatgacttTTCAGTCATGTACATACATGTCCTTGAGCTAACTTTGGATTTATTATTCATCCAATACATAATTTATATTTCCCCTTATATCCAATACCGATAAGATAACCAATTATGgttttatctttaaaaatagTTGATAACCTGTAGTTGATGTAAGGAGCAAGGTGGAACATTTAATACACCATTTCCGGTAGATCAGCTTTGACACTCAAAAtgcttgttattgttttgttactttgttaCTTGCATATTTATGGTTGCGTATTTATGGTATGGTTGAGTTATTTATTGACCAAATAATACGTATTTTGCCATTTTGGGTTGAAGTGTTGATTTGGGGAAACTAATAGTATTCTAAGCCAGGATTAGGCCAATGCCCAGGCTTTTATTATTTAACGCAACTGATTTGTGTTCTTCATGCCTCTCCAGTTGCTGAAAAGTGAAGTGCGTCGTCTAGAACGTAaccaggagagggagaagagtgTGGCCAACCTGGAGTATCTGAAGAACGTCCTGCTGCAGTTCATCTTCCTGCAATCCGGCAGCGAGAGGCAGGCCCTTCTGCCCGTCATTCACACAATGCTGCAGCTCAGCCCGGAGGAGAAAAGCAAACTGGGCGCCATTGCACAAGGTGCGGTCTAAGTGAACAGGCTTTGTAAATGCACAAAAAAATGGTCTGTTAATCaggattttacacacacacacacaccttatgcTGATCAGTTGTTCTTTAATCTTCCTTTgtgcaggtgaggaggaggggtcCGGTTCTCGGGGCTCAGGCTGGGGATCTTATCTTCACAGCTGGTCTGGGATCAGATAAACCTGTTTAAtaaccaaccaaccaaaaaAGACACGTCAGCACAGTGCTAAGATGTTACTGGACCATTTTCTGTGAAAGAACGTACTCCGCAGCGAAGCCGCATAATTTGGAGGTGAACTGTGAAATTTACTGAATTTGGCCACACCATTGAAGGGACCAAGGAATGCATCCAAAAAGAATCAGTGTGTGGTAGAGATTAAATCCAATCACTTGACATTGATACTGATTTGAATTTGCAGTGCAATAGTTCCATTAGTCTAGTACCAATTAAAATAAACGTTGACACAATTCTGACAAATTCTTACTCTTTAATGTATGTTATAACAATAGTTTACTGGACATTTCTTTAAGTGAAGCTCAAATGGCATTATGAGGAATCATTAGGTTATGTGAAACATTCCGTAATTGTTAGAGGAGGAATTAATCATGGTATAAACTAATTGCATGAAAAAActtgaatatttttttcagaTCTTTGACTACTTTCCAAGATGATTCTTGCACTTGTTGGGCGTGTCCCTGTGTAGCACAGAACACTACACTGGAGTTTTAGCAAATTTGGTTTGCTTCATATTAGTTTAAATAATTTTTTGagggcatgttttttttttattaccttttGAGACAGGtttattgtatttctttagTATGAAAATTGACACTTGCTCATTACATATCACTAATTAGTGATGAGTTTCCGGGAAGTTCAAAGAGGCATTCATGCAAATGGTTTGGAATACAATCAGTAGTGAGATGAGGTGTGTTAAGTGTGAAAATCAGGCAAAACCCAGGGTGAGGTCATTTTACATCTTTCCTCTGTCTGTCGCTTCAGATACAAAGGGGTAGATAACATATTTCTACTTGTTCTGACAGTTCTACAGTTGTTCCCCCAAAACCCCACATTCTGAATTCAGGAGCAGTTGTCACCAACAGCccttttgttttgattcatCACATCCTGTCGTGATTGGTTGGTTTGTGATGCGTAAATAGttattgtttgttgtgtttgttgtcattTAATGTCAAATATGATTTCCATGGGTCAATCTATTTGGGCAATACTTTGTGGTTTTGTCAGTTGTTGTCACTGTAATTGCCGAATAACAAGATTGGTTGCAACAGCATCTGTAACGGTGTCTCGTTGAAAGACGGCCCCCATGGCAGCAGGGGAGGTGTCCTTGTGCAGGACTCCCTATTTGACCCACGGTTGCTGCTTCCTACAAGCAGCCCAATGATGAAGACAACTGGCCTATTCTTGTTCTC harbors:
- the tmem223 gene encoding transmembrane protein 223, translated to MGLERLFRGALAYYSKHLPLVNFQQRFRVLQNVSMSRQASPSTSSVVSRATCAAGQCGRIFVQKGTRGVAHRQPAARLCTSAQPSRDVTLFRHDRTRFFQLLGLFCGGQFLFWTYLGHFAYTGLRDTGAATEKGGAKTSTTTTGLAGMWSFEMNLGSNTWRFGFTLGCLTIGAVIVALGVLFCSRSVSQVVLHRGGKMVTVSTQSLLGPDRGRRITVPLSQVACHAHRHESPSFIPLRVKGYKFYFLLDKEGTVNNARLFDSTVGAYRPF